In Paractinoplanes brasiliensis, the following proteins share a genomic window:
- a CDS encoding MerR family transcriptional regulator yields MVKGYTVGEAAEMVGLTAHTLRWYEQEGLVEPVERDSAGRRRYCDDDIGWLRLLIRLRTTGMPVREMRRYAEMVRAGDSSLNDRLQLFLEHRERVLARIAELQQDLTMLDLKISVYGEMARAHQQAAV; encoded by the coding sequence GTGGTGAAGGGATACACCGTCGGGGAGGCGGCCGAGATGGTCGGGCTCACCGCGCACACGTTGCGCTGGTACGAGCAGGAGGGCCTGGTCGAGCCGGTCGAACGTGACTCGGCCGGGCGCCGCCGGTACTGCGACGACGACATCGGCTGGTTGCGGCTGCTCATCCGGCTGCGGACCACCGGCATGCCCGTACGGGAAATGCGCCGTTATGCCGAGATGGTGCGGGCCGGGGACTCGTCGCTGAACGATCGCCTGCAGCTTTTCCTCGAGCATCGCGAGCGCGTCCTGGCGCGCATCGCGGAGTTGCAGCAGGACCTCACGATGCTCGACCTCAAGATTTCGGTGTACGGGGAGATGGCTCGCGCTCATCAGCAAGCTGCTGTCTAG
- a CDS encoding 4Fe-4S dicluster domain-containing protein has translation MGSNSLYGPVDPAEDAGYTEPPPRMGFFTDTSVCIGCKACEVACKTWNDVPDDGFNLLGHSYDNTGGLTANSWRHVAFIEQPARGSSAFLGLPTGPSSIPATNVVAAQRGAPTGTEPGIEPAVDALAAAATAGTAGTAGTGAQFLGMPTSDLPGKSAPAPRSDFRWLMMSDVCKHCTHAGCLDVCPTGALFRTEFGTVVVQDDICNGCGYCISGCPYGVIDRREDDGRAWKCTLCYDRLGDGQTPACAKACPTESIQFGELDELRERAAKRVEQLHEAGVPEARLYGESPGDGVGGDGAFFLLLDEPEVYGLPPDPHVPTRDLPAMWKRAGWAALTMAATAVVAFAGRKR, from the coding sequence ATGGGCAGCAATAGCCTGTACGGCCCGGTCGACCCGGCCGAGGACGCGGGATACACCGAGCCGCCACCACGGATGGGGTTCTTCACCGACACGTCGGTCTGCATCGGGTGCAAGGCGTGCGAGGTGGCCTGCAAGACCTGGAACGACGTGCCGGACGACGGCTTCAACCTGCTCGGGCACTCGTACGACAACACGGGCGGGCTGACGGCGAACTCCTGGCGGCACGTGGCGTTCATCGAGCAGCCCGCTCGCGGGTCGAGCGCCTTCCTCGGGTTGCCGACGGGGCCGTCCTCGATTCCGGCCACCAATGTGGTCGCGGCTCAGCGCGGGGCGCCGACCGGCACCGAACCGGGGATCGAGCCGGCCGTCGACGCGCTGGCGGCGGCCGCGACCGCCGGGACCGCCGGGACCGCCGGGACCGGCGCCCAGTTCCTCGGCATGCCGACGTCTGATCTGCCGGGTAAGTCGGCTCCGGCGCCACGCAGCGACTTCCGCTGGCTGATGATGTCGGACGTCTGCAAGCACTGCACCCACGCCGGCTGCCTCGACGTCTGCCCGACCGGCGCGCTGTTCCGCACCGAGTTCGGCACGGTCGTCGTGCAGGACGACATCTGCAACGGTTGCGGATACTGCATCTCCGGATGCCCGTACGGGGTCATCGACCGCCGGGAGGACGACGGCCGCGCCTGGAAGTGCACGCTCTGCTACGACCGCCTCGGCGACGGCCAGACCCCCGCCTGCGCCAAGGCCTGCCCGACCGAGTCGATCCAGTTCGGCGAGCTCGACGAGCTGCGCGAAAGGGCGGCGAAACGGGTCGAGCAGCTGCACGAGGCCGGCGTGCCCGAGGCCCGGCTCTACGGCGAGAGCCCCGGCGACGGCGTGGGCGGCGACGGCGCGTTCTTCCTGCTGCTCGACGAGCCCGAGGTGTACGGCCTGCCGCCCGACCCGCACGTGCCGACCCGGGACCTGCCCGCGATGTGGAAGAGGGCCGGATGGGCCGCGCTGACCATGGCCGCGACCGCCGTCGTGGCGTTCGCCGGGAGGAAACGATGA
- a CDS encoding LysR family transcriptional regulator: MDTALLDVFRTVAHSGSITAAARRLRYTQSAVSRQIAALESEIGAAVFDRLPRGVTLTEEGRALLPHADAILDRLGAARRAVDDVRTVGTGRLRVGAFPTAVAALVPRALSRFRDAYGEIALSLVEGLTPALLERLAAGEADIAIVSESPAGPIDTTRFDLHHVLDERLLVAVARDHRLARRRTVNLAELADDPFIAGSAEAEPTLLRAALPTGFSPRIDIVAAEWTGKLGCVAAGLGVALVPALAMRGKPADVALLRLHRDDEPTRRIYAATAAGRARPAAVDRFLPILKSAVDPSWTR; the protein is encoded by the coding sequence GCCGCGCGGCGATTGCGGTACACGCAGTCGGCCGTGTCCCGGCAGATCGCGGCGCTGGAGTCCGAGATCGGGGCGGCTGTCTTCGACCGTCTGCCCCGCGGGGTCACGCTGACCGAGGAGGGTCGTGCGCTTCTCCCGCACGCCGACGCGATCCTCGACCGGCTCGGCGCCGCCCGGCGCGCGGTGGACGACGTGCGTACGGTTGGCACCGGCCGGCTGCGAGTGGGCGCCTTCCCGACGGCCGTCGCGGCGCTTGTTCCCCGGGCGCTGTCGCGCTTTCGGGACGCGTACGGGGAAATCGCCTTGAGTCTTGTCGAGGGCCTGACCCCGGCGCTGCTGGAACGGCTGGCCGCGGGCGAGGCCGACATCGCCATCGTGAGCGAATCGCCGGCCGGCCCGATCGACACCACGCGTTTCGACCTGCACCATGTGCTCGACGAACGGCTGCTGGTGGCCGTGGCCCGCGACCACCGCCTGGCCCGGCGTCGCACGGTGAATCTCGCCGAACTGGCCGACGACCCGTTCATCGCCGGTTCCGCCGAAGCCGAGCCGACCCTGCTGCGCGCGGCCCTGCCCACCGGTTTCAGCCCACGCATCGACATCGTGGCCGCCGAGTGGACCGGCAAGCTGGGCTGCGTGGCCGCCGGCCTGGGCGTGGCGCTGGTACCGGCCCTGGCCATGCGCGGCAAACCAGCCGACGTGGCCCTGCTACGCCTGCACCGCGACGACGAGCCGACCCGCCGGATCTACGCCGCAACAGCAGCCGGCCGAGCCAGACCCGCCGCGGTCGACCGTTTCCTACCGATCCTCAAATCCGCCGTCGACCCCTCCTGGACCCGATGA
- the selD gene encoding selenide, water dikinase SelD: MTTTDAPRLTQYAHGGGCACKIPPGELESVVAGLVGTGAPKGPGELLVGLDDGDDAAVVSLANGTAVVATADFFTPVVDDAYDWGRIAAANALSDVYAMGGTPVVAVNLLAWPRDLLPMELAGEVLAGGLAVAREAGCHLAGGHSVDDPEPKYGMAVTGIADPDRLMRNDAGVAGVPLTLTKPLGIGVLNSRHKGTGEVFDEAVAAMTTLNLGASIAALKAGAVCATDVTGFGLLGHLHKLARASGVTARVEASRVPYLGGARQALQGGYVSGGTRRNLDWVRPHLEAGVGEDELLLLADAQTSGGLLVAGEVPGYPVIGELIPGRADGVTLEVRA; this comes from the coding sequence GTGACCACTACCGATGCACCCAGGTTGACCCAGTACGCGCACGGCGGCGGCTGCGCCTGCAAGATTCCGCCGGGGGAACTCGAGTCGGTGGTGGCGGGCCTGGTCGGCACCGGTGCGCCCAAGGGGCCGGGTGAGCTGCTGGTGGGGCTCGACGACGGGGACGACGCCGCCGTGGTCAGTTTGGCCAACGGCACAGCGGTGGTGGCCACGGCCGACTTTTTCACGCCGGTGGTCGACGACGCGTACGACTGGGGGCGGATCGCCGCGGCCAACGCGCTGTCGGATGTCTATGCGATGGGCGGCACGCCGGTGGTGGCGGTGAACCTGCTGGCCTGGCCGCGGGATCTGCTGCCGATGGAGCTGGCCGGTGAGGTGCTCGCGGGTGGGCTGGCGGTCGCGCGGGAGGCCGGGTGCCACCTCGCGGGCGGGCACAGCGTGGACGACCCGGAGCCCAAGTACGGCATGGCGGTCACCGGCATCGCCGACCCGGATCGGCTGATGCGGAACGACGCGGGCGTGGCCGGGGTGCCGCTGACGTTGACGAAACCGCTGGGCATCGGGGTGCTGAACAGCCGGCACAAGGGCACCGGCGAGGTGTTCGACGAGGCGGTCGCGGCCATGACCACGCTCAACCTCGGAGCTTCGATCGCGGCGCTCAAGGCCGGGGCGGTCTGCGCGACCGACGTGACCGGGTTCGGGTTGCTCGGCCACCTGCACAAACTGGCCCGGGCGAGCGGCGTCACGGCGCGGGTCGAGGCGAGCAGGGTCCCCTACCTCGGCGGAGCCCGGCAAGCCCTCCAAGGCGGGTACGTGAGCGGCGGCACGCGGCGCAACCTGGACTGGGTCCGGCCGCACCTCGAGGCCGGCGTCGGCGAGGACGAGCTGTTGCTGCTGGCCGACGCGCAGACGTCGGGCGGGCTGCTCGTGGCCGGCGAGGTGCCGGGCTACCCGGTGATCGGCGAGCTCATCCCGGGACGCGCGGACGGGGTCACGCTGGAAGTACGGGCTTGA
- the nrfD gene encoding NrfD/PsrC family molybdoenzyme membrane anchor subunit gives MSRDRSLVPRAEFQSYYGRPIVRPPVWTHDIAIYLFTGGLAAGSALLAAGAQATGDVTLRRVGRAATMGALGASAFFLIKDLGRPERFHHMLRVAKPTSPMSMGTWLLSLFGGAAGVAAAAELAPLLPDRGVFKLVPPVGSAAGYGAAALAPGLATYTAVLLADTAVPSWNAVHPDLPFMFAGSALASGAGVGLIASPGRPARRMAVAGAALELAAGHRVETAYGLLSEPYRTGRPGKLLRVARALTVAGAVAAVAGRRSRVVSALAGASLLAGSVLTRFGVFEAGVESARDPRYTVVPQRERLARQQLADEREPSPRTPKS, from the coding sequence ATGAGCCGGGACCGTTCCCTGGTGCCCCGCGCGGAGTTCCAGTCCTATTACGGGCGCCCGATCGTGCGGCCGCCGGTGTGGACCCACGACATCGCGATCTACCTGTTCACCGGCGGTCTCGCCGCGGGTTCGGCGCTGCTCGCGGCGGGCGCCCAGGCCACCGGCGACGTGACGCTGCGCCGCGTCGGCCGGGCCGCCACCATGGGCGCGCTCGGGGCCAGCGCGTTCTTCCTGATCAAGGACCTGGGGCGGCCGGAACGCTTCCACCACATGCTGCGGGTGGCCAAGCCGACGTCGCCGATGTCGATGGGCACATGGCTGCTGAGCTTGTTCGGCGGCGCGGCCGGAGTGGCGGCGGCGGCCGAACTGGCGCCCCTGCTGCCGGATCGTGGCGTGTTCAAGCTCGTCCCGCCGGTGGGTTCGGCGGCCGGGTACGGCGCTGCCGCGCTCGCGCCGGGTCTGGCCACATACACGGCTGTGCTCCTCGCCGACACCGCGGTGCCCAGCTGGAACGCCGTGCACCCCGACCTGCCGTTCATGTTCGCCGGGAGCGCCCTGGCGAGCGGGGCCGGAGTGGGCCTGATCGCGTCACCCGGCCGTCCCGCGCGGCGGATGGCGGTGGCCGGGGCGGCGCTCGAGCTGGCCGCCGGGCATCGGGTCGAGACGGCGTACGGGCTGCTCAGCGAGCCCTACCGTACGGGCCGGCCCGGCAAGCTGCTGCGGGTGGCGCGGGCGCTGACGGTGGCCGGTGCTGTCGCGGCTGTGGCCGGGCGCCGCAGCCGGGTGGTGTCCGCGCTGGCCGGGGCGTCGCTGCTCGCGGGCTCGGTGCTGACCCGTTTCGGGGTGTTCGAGGCCGGGGTCGAGTCGGCAAGGGACCCGCGTTACACGGTGGTGCCGCAGCGGGAGAGGCTGGCTAGACAGCAGCTTGCTGATGAGCGCGAGCCATCTCCCCGTACACCGAAATCTTGA